The region TTTAATTAATGAGTTAGAAGTGAAAGCTGATAGCAATTTAGATAAAGGAGATTGTATCATTGAAACTTCTAGCGGTAATGTGGATATGAGTGTTCAAGATCAAGTAGAAAAAGTAAAAAAACTCTTAAATAATATTCTAAGTAGCGAGTGATTGAAATGGAGAAATCAGTTAATATTAATAAATATATAAATGCAGTCAATAATAAAAGGCTTGTAAGATATACAGGAGAGATAACCAAAGTTACAGGTTTGACTATTGAATCAAATGGACCAATGGCTAGTATTGGGGAATTGTGCTATATTTATCCTCACAGTAGAAAGGAACCAGTGGTTTCTGAGGTTGTTGGATTTAAGGAAGATAGAATACTACTTATGCCCTTAGGAGAAATGGAGGGAATAGCATTAGGTAGTAAAGTAGTTGGAAGTGGCAACACTTTAAATGTAAATGTAGGGAAGGGCCTAATAGGCAGAGTTTTGGATGGATTAGGGAATCCTATAGATGACAAGGGGCCAATAAAGACTTTAAAGAGCTATCCTGTAAATGAGTCTCCACCAAATCCTCTAGAAAGGAAAAAGATAGTTGACCCTTTATCCTTAGGGGTAAAGACTATTGATGGGCTTTTAACTTGTGGCAAAGGTCAAAGAATTGGTATTTTTGCAGGTAGTGGAGTTGGAAAGAGTACACTAATGGGAATGATTTCGAGAGATTCTACAGCTGAGGTAAATGTTATAGGTCTTATTGGAGAAAGAGGAAGAGAAGTAAGAGAGTTTATTGAAAACGATTTAAAAGAAGAAGGTCTAAAAAAATCAGTTGTAGTTGTTGTAACATCTGACCAACCAGCACTAATAAGAGTTAAAGGTGCAATGGTAACAACAGCAATTGCAGAATATTTTAGAGATCAGGGAATGAATGTAATGCTACTGATGGATTCTTTAACTCGTTTTGCAATGGCTCAAAGAGAAATAGGATTAGCTATTGGAGAGCCACCTGTTACTAGGGGGTTCACACCTTCAGTATTTGCACTACTTCCAAAACTACTTGAAAGAGCAGGTACATCATCCAAGGGAACTATTACTGGATTGTACACTGTGTTAGTTGATGGAGATGATTTGAATGAACCGGTAACAGATACGGTTAGAGGAATACTTGATGGGCATATTGTTCTTTCTAGAAAACTAGCAAATCAAAACCATTATCCTGCCATAGATGTACTTGCTAGTATAAGTAGGGTAATGCCTAGTATTGTAACAAAAGAACATTTAGCGATGTCAAATACTATTAAGGATATACTTGCAATATATAAAGAATCTGAGGACTTAATAAATATTGGTGCATATAAAATGGGAAGTAACAAAAAGTTAGATTTAGCCATAGCATTAATTGATGAAATAAATGAATTTTTAACACAAAAAACATTAGTGAGCTACACATTTGAGGAAACCTTAAACATCCTTAAAACCATAACAGAAAAAGCTAATAGTAATAATTAATGGGGGCGATTGGCATAGAAAAATTTAATTTTAAGTTAGAAAAGGTCCTTGATTATAAAGTGGGCATTGAAACAAATAAAAAGAATGAATATGGAAAAGCAAGACAGAGATTGAATAATGATGAAAAGATTTTAAATAGTTACAATAGCTTTAAAGATAATATTATTAGAGAGAGAAATATGTCTACTTCTAATATAAGTATCAATGATTTAAAGATGTACAATAACTTTTTATTAGATATAAATACTAAAATCAATAATCAAAAAGAAGAGGTACATAAATCAAAAGCATATGTAGAAAAAAAACAAACAGAATTGCTTGAAGCAACAAAAGAGAAAAAAATGTTTGAAAAACTAAAAGAATACAGGTATGATGAGTATTTGTATGCTATGAAAAAAGAAGAAGAAAAAATTATTGACACAATAGTTTCTTATAGAGAGAGTACCCGATAATAGGGGGTGAAGTTTAACATTATGGAAAATATAGAAATTGAAAATAACGAAATTGAAAACATAAAAAAACCAAAGAAGAAGAAAAATCGAAAGTTAAGAATGATATTGATTGTTTCATTTGTAGTAGTACCGCTGGTTATTGTAGGAATACTTTATAATACCAACAAGACATTTAAGGTAAAAGTAAATAATAAATTAGTTAAAGCACCAGGATTTGTTGGTAAATATTTTAGAAACTATCCTACTGAAAGTGAAAGAAATGATAAAAAGACTTATTTAGCTAATTATTATCTTTCCTTAGATAGTAGTAGTGCAGCAGATAAAATCTACATAGTTAAAAAGAATGATGAAAAGCTTTTTGATGATATAATCAAAATAATGAATGGCATATCTTCAAGTAAAACTTCTGAAATATTAAAGCTAGTTAGGAACATAGAACTTAGGAAGGATTTGCTTTTTTCAATACATGATGAAATACAAAAAGAAAAGCAAAACCAACTTAAGGATGAAATATCTAGACTTGAGAAAAATGATATTTTAGTTTCAATTAATGAAATTGAAAAAAAAGCTAATGAAGATACAGCTTATATGGACAAGCTTCCAAGTATTATAAGCTACATGAAAGAAAACAAGGCTTCAAGAATACTATATTATATTGATAAAGACATTAAAGATGTTGTAATGTCTAAAATTGAAGAAAACAAAAGAACAAGTTTAGAAAATGAAATGTTAAAATTAGAAATAGAAGATAATAGATTAGCAGATTTAGCTAGCCTGTATGAGGCTAAGCCCATAGATACTGCCATAGAAGAAATAGGGAATGCTGAAACTTATACTATGGATGAATTAGGTGCTATATATATGAATCTATCAGTAAAAAGATCAGCAGAAATTCTTTCGAAAGTACATGATGATAATTTTACAGAAGAGCTATTTACATCAATTCGAGATAAAGAACAACTAAATAAGGCTGAAGCTTCTAAGACTGTAGAGATAAGTGAAGCTATCCAGTTTGTAAGTGAGTATAATAGAAAAATTGATGAATTGGTGGCTGTATATGAAAAGATGAATCCTGCTACAGTAGCAAAGATAGTAGAAAACATGATGAACAATACAAGTACTGTGACTTCATTGGAAATAGATACAAAACCAGTTTATGAAATATCAGATTCAACAATAATAATGGATGTTTTAAGTAGGATAAAGAAACAAACCCTTTCTAAAATTATTGGGTATATGGATACAAAAAAGGCTTCCCAGCTAACTCAAATGTTAGCTAAACCATAAAAAAATTATGTAAAGGAGGTGAAATGTTGGAAAATATAAAGTCATCCATGCTTGAACTAAAGGGGTTAGATTGTTTTTTTTCATCTTCAAGGGGTAATAATATCTCAAAAAATGAGAAGGATTTTTTAAACTGTTTAAAACAAGCAAAATCTAATATATCAGAGAGTAGTGTTGAAAATAATCTACCTAAAGACATTAAACCAGTAAAAATGGAAAGCAAAGGTGAAACAATCAAAAACAAATCTACAAAAGATAAGACTAATGTAGTAATAGATGAAGAAGAAAAGGAAGAAATCTTTGAAGAGTTAGAAGGTATAAATGAACAAATAGTAGCAATTATATTAAATCTAATTGAATTAAACAAGACAAATGAAATGGAAAATGTAGAAGTAATTGAAGAAGATGCTGTACAATTACTTGAAGAATTAGAATCATTTGTGATGAATAGCAATGTAGATTTGGAGATTAGTGAAGAAAATATTGAGTTATTGAAAAATGTTACTGATAACTTAACTAAAGTAAAAGACTTGGTATTGGATTCAGAAAATGAGTTTGTAAAACAATTGGATGAGAACATAGTATCCAAATTAGAAACTCAAATACTTGAACTTGAGGAAAAGCTTAAGCCAGTAATGAGTAAAATACCATCTCTAGA is a window of Anaerosalibacter sp. Marseille-P3206 DNA encoding:
- the fliI gene encoding flagellar protein export ATPase FliI, which produces MEKSVNINKYINAVNNKRLVRYTGEITKVTGLTIESNGPMASIGELCYIYPHSRKEPVVSEVVGFKEDRILLMPLGEMEGIALGSKVVGSGNTLNVNVGKGLIGRVLDGLGNPIDDKGPIKTLKSYPVNESPPNPLERKKIVDPLSLGVKTIDGLLTCGKGQRIGIFAGSGVGKSTLMGMISRDSTAEVNVIGLIGERGREVREFIENDLKEEGLKKSVVVVVTSDQPALIRVKGAMVTTAIAEYFRDQGMNVMLLMDSLTRFAMAQREIGLAIGEPPVTRGFTPSVFALLPKLLERAGTSSKGTITGLYTVLVDGDDLNEPVTDTVRGILDGHIVLSRKLANQNHYPAIDVLASISRVMPSIVTKEHLAMSNTIKDILAIYKESEDLINIGAYKMGSNKKLDLAIALIDEINEFLTQKTLVSYTFEETLNILKTITEKANSNN
- the fliJ gene encoding flagellar export protein FliJ, giving the protein MGAIGIEKFNFKLEKVLDYKVGIETNKKNEYGKARQRLNNDEKILNSYNSFKDNIIRERNMSTSNISINDLKMYNNFLLDINTKINNQKEEVHKSKAYVEKKQTELLEATKEKKMFEKLKEYRYDEYLYAMKKEEEKIIDTIVSYRESTR